Proteins from a single region of Lachnospiraceae bacterium:
- the pyk gene encoding pyruvate kinase: protein MRKTKIVCTLGPACSDADTLAKMCRAGMNVARLNFSHGTHEEHAERIALVKKVRGELGLPIAIMLDTKGPEYRIKTFKNGGILLHEGDRFAFTAEEIEGDESRVSVNYKDLPKDLETGDTILLNNGLMAFEVTDTTDTEVNCVVTVGGELTNRKSMSFPGKTLKQVYLSEQDKSDIRFGVEHDIDFIACSFVSCRQDILDVKNYLQEIGASGIDLIAKIENRSGVDHIEAICEECDGIMVARGDMGVEIPYEELPAIQKEIIMKCRMLGKRVITATEMLESMIHHARPTRAEISDVANAVYDGTSAVMLSGETAAGQYPVQAVKAMARIAESTEKNIHYEKRFLSSEFKIKNTVDAISHATCGMAMDIGAKGITVCSLSGMTVRMVSRFRPPVDIVGLTTNEKTWRKLALSWGVVPCMCENYPSTEVLFYKAQKVTKEVLGLSEGDRIVITGGVTNGKSGNTNLIKVENI, encoded by the coding sequence ATGAGAAAGACAAAAATAGTATGTACGCTGGGCCCCGCCTGCTCGGACGCGGATACGCTTGCAAAGATGTGCCGGGCCGGCATGAATGTTGCCAGGCTTAATTTTTCACATGGCACGCATGAGGAGCATGCGGAGCGGATCGCGCTTGTAAAGAAGGTGCGCGGGGAGCTGGGGCTGCCCATTGCGATTATGCTGGATACCAAAGGGCCGGAATACAGAATCAAAACCTTTAAAAACGGCGGTATTCTCCTGCATGAGGGGGATCGCTTTGCGTTTACCGCAGAAGAGATAGAGGGTGATGAAAGCAGGGTGTCCGTTAATTATAAGGATCTGCCGAAGGATCTTGAAACAGGGGATACCATTCTGCTTAACAATGGGCTTATGGCATTTGAGGTGACGGATACGACAGATACAGAGGTAAACTGCGTTGTTACGGTCGGCGGCGAGCTGACCAACCGTAAAAGCATGAGCTTTCCGGGCAAGACCTTAAAGCAGGTGTATCTGAGCGAGCAGGATAAAAGCGACATTCGGTTTGGCGTAGAGCATGATATTGATTTTATTGCCTGTTCCTTTGTTTCCTGCCGGCAGGATATTCTGGATGTGAAAAATTATCTGCAGGAGATTGGGGCATCCGGCATAGATCTGATTGCTAAGATAGAAAATCGCTCCGGAGTTGATCATATCGAGGCAATTTGTGAGGAATGCGACGGCATCATGGTGGCGCGCGGCGATATGGGGGTTGAGATCCCCTATGAGGAGCTGCCTGCCATTCAAAAGGAGATTATTATGAAATGCCGTATGCTGGGAAAACGCGTGATTACGGCCACGGAAATGCTGGAGTCTATGATCCATCATGCGCGGCCTACGCGTGCGGAGATATCGGATGTTGCCAACGCGGTATACGACGGGACCAGCGCTGTCATGCTGTCAGGGGAGACAGCGGCCGGTCAGTATCCGGTGCAGGCGGTGAAAGCGATGGCGCGCATTGCGGAAAGCACGGAGAAGAATATTCATTATGAAAAGCGCTTTCTTTCTTCTGAATTTAAGATAAAAAATACGGTCGATGCGATCTCGCATGCGACCTGCGGCATGGCGATGGATATTGGCGCAAAGGGGATCACGGTGTGCAGTCTGTCAGGCATGACGGTGCGCATGGTGTCGCGCTTTCGCCCGCCGGTTGACATCGTAGGGCTGACCACTAACGAGAAAACATGGCGCAAGCTCGCGCTTTCATGGGGCGTTGTTCCCTGTATGTGCGAAAACTATCCTTCTACCGAGGTGCTTTTCTATAAGGCGCAAAAGGTGACGAAAGAGGTTTTAGGGTTAAGCGAGGGGGATAGAATTGTGATTACCGGCGGCGTGACGAACGGCAAATCCGGCAATACGAACCTGATCAAGGTTGAAAATATATAA
- a CDS encoding ABC transporter permease, with translation MKTEMLAIIKKDLKSVTLNKRLYISLFIVPILLTLVVPTIFVLAIHLSPDDLGDLEPLLKLLPASGRPQELPLTLLHLLFNYLMPVFFLLIPIMAASITAASSFVGEKEKRTLETLLYSPLSLEQIFRSKVAASFILSMSVSLISFFVMLLVLETEASIFFQSFLIPGLQWLVILLLLSPAISLIAITLIVRVSAKAHSMEDAQQWAIFLIFPLILLIAGQFTGILLISAPILLVIGLLCTLAAYLLLKKAAARFTYERLLQDS, from the coding sequence ATGAAGACTGAAATGCTGGCCATCATCAAAAAGGATTTGAAAAGCGTTACCTTAAATAAAAGGCTCTATATTTCCCTTTTCATCGTCCCCATCCTCCTCACCCTCGTTGTTCCCACCATCTTTGTACTGGCCATTCATCTGTCTCCGGACGACTTAGGAGATCTTGAGCCGCTCCTTAAGCTGCTTCCGGCCTCTGGCCGGCCGCAGGAGCTTCCACTTACGCTGCTGCATCTGCTATTTAACTATCTTATGCCTGTTTTCTTTCTGTTGATTCCGATCATGGCCGCCTCAATCACAGCTGCCAGCTCCTTTGTCGGTGAAAAGGAAAAGCGCACGCTTGAAACGCTGCTCTATAGCCCTTTGTCATTGGAACAGATCTTCCGCAGCAAGGTAGCCGCCTCTTTTATTCTCAGTATGAGCGTCTCCCTGATCTCCTTCTTTGTCATGCTTTTGGTTTTAGAAACCGAAGCTTCTATCTTCTTTCAGAGCTTTTTGATTCCGGGCCTTCAATGGCTCGTCATCCTTCTTTTACTCTCGCCGGCCATCTCCTTAATTGCAATTACCCTCATCGTCCGTGTATCTGCCAAGGCCCATAGCATGGAGGATGCACAGCAATGGGCTATTTTCCTGATTTTTCCGCTGATCCTCCTCATCGCCGGTCAGTTTACCGGCATTCTCCTCATCAGCGCTCCTATCTTGCTGGTCATCGGCCTTTTATGCACCCTCGCCGCATATTTGCTGCTAAAAAAAGCAGCCGCGCGTTTTACCTACGAGCGGCTGCTGCAAGACAGCTGA
- a CDS encoding GTPase gives MQEIPVYLFIGFLEAGKTRFIRGTLEDPRFNEGERTLLLLCEEGEEELDPALPYMENIFIETMENESDLTPKVLQYLVNKHRATRVIVEYNGMWQLGSLFMNMPEQWAVYQEFMFADAGTFLSYNANMRGLVVDKLASCDVVIFNRFTDELDKMDFHKLVRGVSRRANIAYEFENGDVEYDDIEDPLPFDIDAPVIEIADEDYALWYRDIAEEPKKYQGKTVALKGQAMTNARIAPNNFAFGRRVMTCCEADIQFASLLAQCSKEQAPENGAWYQLTCRIDIKFHKLYGRKGPVLTVLEIEKAQAPQQEVATFF, from the coding sequence ATGCAGGAGATTCCGGTATATCTTTTTATTGGTTTTTTAGAGGCCGGCAAAACCAGATTCATTCGCGGGACATTAGAAGATCCCCGCTTCAATGAGGGCGAGCGCACGCTTTTGCTTCTTTGCGAGGAGGGGGAGGAGGAGCTGGATCCGGCGCTTCCTTATATGGAAAACATTTTCATCGAGACCATGGAAAATGAGTCCGATTTAACGCCCAAGGTGCTCCAATATCTTGTGAACAAGCACCGGGCCACGCGCGTCATCGTAGAATATAACGGCATGTGGCAGCTTGGCTCGCTGTTCATGAATATGCCCGAGCAGTGGGCTGTCTATCAGGAATTTATGTTTGCAGACGCAGGCACGTTTCTAAGCTACAATGCCAACATGCGGGGGCTCGTAGTGGACAAGCTTGCCAGCTGTGATGTCGTTATTTTCAACCGCTTTACGGACGAGCTGGACAAGATGGATTTTCACAAGCTGGTTCGCGGCGTAAGCCGGCGTGCAAACATTGCTTATGAATTTGAAAACGGCGACGTCGAATATGACGATATCGAAGATCCGCTGCCGTTTGACATCGATGCGCCGGTGATCGAGATCGCCGATGAGGATTATGCGCTGTGGTACCGCGATATCGCGGAGGAGCCTAAAAAATATCAGGGCAAGACGGTAGCGCTGAAGGGGCAGGCGATGACCAATGCGCGCATAGCGCCAAATAACTTCGCGTTTGGCCGCAGGGTGATGACCTGCTGCGAGGCCGACATTCAATTCGCCAGCCTGCTGGCGCAGTGCAGCAAGGAGCAGGCGCCGGAAAACGGCGCATGGTATCAGCTTACATGCAGAATTGACATCAAATTTCATAAGCTGTATGGCCGCAAGGGGCCGGTGCTGACGGTACTGGAAATAGAAAAGGCACAGGCGCCGCAGCAGGAAGTAGCCACATTTTTCTGA